The Amylolactobacillus amylophilus DSM 20533 = JCM 1125 genome contains a region encoding:
- the ligA gene encoding NAD-dependent DNA ligase LigA produces MAEKLTKEQAQEQILALRAQLNVWAEQYYDRDAPTVSDREYDLTYQQLVNLESEFPELITPDSITQRVGGTVEDEFSKVRHEIPMLSMGDIFSKEELIEFDQRVQKAVGKPVDYHVELKIDGLSLALEYRLGKLFRASTRGNGSIGEDVTANARTIADIPQTLPEPLTIEVRGECLMPKAAFAKLNEKREQAGLQVFANPRNAAAGSLRQLDEKVTRERELSTFIYTYVTPPVAAIKTQQEAVHELARLGFTINETSIEASSLDQIFEFIDHYEQERDSLPYGIDGVVIKVNSLQLQEQLGNTVKVPRWEIAYKFAPEVAETVVRDIEWTVGRTGVVTPTAVMDPVSLAGTTVARATLHNPAYITQKDIRLGDTVKLHKAGDIIPEVSEVILTRRATDSVPYLAPTKCPSCGQALVHLEDEVALRCINPMCPAQIQEGLTHFASRNAMNIAGLGPKIVHQLFQKNMIKDVADLYKLTASDLLQLDGFKEKSVNNLLEAIGASKDNSVERLIFGLGIQHVGAKAALLLAQKFQDLDKLSEATVQEIVSIDTIGETIAQSLTFYFAQPTASTLLAELKNAGVNTQYRGPKLTQIADNFFKDKTVVITGKFTEFSRQELTKMLEERGAKVTGSVSKKTDIVVHGTDAGSKLDKANKLAIPLMNEAEVLAEFN; encoded by the coding sequence ATGGCTGAAAAACTCACGAAAGAACAAGCTCAGGAACAGATTCTTGCGCTTCGTGCGCAATTGAATGTCTGGGCGGAGCAGTATTATGATCGGGATGCACCAACAGTTTCCGACCGGGAATACGATCTTACCTACCAGCAGTTGGTTAACTTAGAGAGCGAGTTTCCAGAGCTAATCACACCTGATTCCATCACACAACGCGTTGGGGGGACGGTCGAGGATGAGTTTAGCAAGGTGCGACATGAGATTCCCATGCTTTCGATGGGAGATATTTTCTCAAAGGAGGAACTGATTGAGTTTGATCAGCGTGTCCAAAAGGCGGTTGGTAAACCGGTAGACTATCACGTAGAGCTAAAGATCGATGGCCTCTCGCTCGCACTCGAATACCGTTTGGGAAAGCTCTTTCGTGCTTCAACTCGTGGTAACGGTTCGATAGGTGAGGACGTGACGGCTAACGCCAGAACAATTGCGGATATCCCTCAAACCTTGCCTGAGCCGTTGACAATTGAGGTCCGAGGTGAGTGTTTAATGCCTAAGGCGGCCTTTGCCAAGTTAAACGAGAAACGAGAGCAGGCTGGACTGCAAGTTTTTGCCAATCCTAGAAATGCAGCAGCGGGTTCACTCCGACAGTTGGACGAGAAGGTGACGAGAGAACGGGAGTTGAGCACGTTCATCTACACCTACGTAACGCCGCCGGTAGCAGCGATTAAAACGCAGCAAGAGGCAGTGCACGAGCTTGCCAGATTAGGATTTACAATCAACGAAACATCGATTGAAGCCAGTTCACTGGACCAGATATTTGAGTTTATTGACCACTACGAGCAAGAGCGCGATAGCCTGCCCTACGGCATCGATGGGGTGGTCATTAAGGTAAACAGCTTACAGTTGCAGGAGCAGTTGGGAAACACAGTGAAGGTGCCACGTTGGGAGATTGCATATAAATTCGCACCGGAAGTCGCCGAGACAGTAGTGCGTGACATAGAATGGACCGTTGGCCGTACCGGCGTTGTAACGCCAACAGCTGTGATGGACCCAGTATCTCTTGCCGGCACCACAGTTGCTCGGGCCACACTCCATAACCCCGCCTACATTACCCAGAAGGACATTCGGTTGGGGGATACGGTTAAACTACATAAGGCTGGGGACATCATCCCCGAGGTTTCCGAAGTGATCCTAACGAGAAGAGCAACAGATAGTGTGCCCTATCTCGCGCCGACAAAATGTCCGTCTTGTGGTCAAGCGCTGGTACATCTGGAAGACGAGGTGGCGTTACGCTGCATTAACCCAATGTGTCCTGCCCAAATCCAAGAGGGATTAACACATTTTGCATCTAGAAATGCAATGAATATTGCCGGCCTTGGACCGAAGATTGTTCACCAATTATTTCAGAAAAACATGATTAAAGATGTTGCGGATCTTTATAAATTAACGGCGTCCGATTTGCTGCAGCTAGACGGCTTCAAAGAAAAGTCTGTGAATAATTTGCTAGAGGCTATCGGTGCTAGCAAGGACAACTCTGTTGAGCGGCTAATTTTTGGATTAGGAATCCAACATGTCGGTGCTAAAGCAGCACTTCTGCTGGCACAGAAATTTCAAGATTTAGATAAGTTAAGCGAGGCAACGGTGCAAGAAATAGTATCTATTGATACAATAGGTGAGACTATTGCACAGTCTTTAACATTCTATTTTGCCCAGCCAACTGCCAGCACGCTTTTAGCTGAACTAAAGAATGCCGGTGTCAACACACAATATCGTGGTCCGAAATTAACGCAAATTGCTGATAACTTCTTTAAGGACAAGACGGTAGTCATTACCGGAAAGTTTACGGAATTTAGCCGCCAGGAATTGACGAAAATGTTAGAGGAGCGCGGTGCTAAGGTCACTGGCTCTGTATCCAAAAAAACCGATATAGTGGTACATGGTACAGATGCAGGAAGTAAATTAGACAAGGCAAATAAATTAGCAATACCTCTCATGAATGAGGCAGAGGTGCTAGCTGAATTCAACTAA
- a CDS encoding CamS family sex pheromone protein: MKRFLQIITALSVVIFLAGCGNLKNSDLSNNATTSTKKKSYQTTGSTAGEYSVLLRNGQYKISPISGITATNNSNDVDLKNLESGLMSLSLAEFSANKFVFQEGQELTRAQVSAWLNRYDKKSNKNGLNPVDNKKTDADTRNPIYLEQVIEQDYLTGSGSTYELGGISIGLAMNSVDYFTKVKDGPQYKTTINRATQLEQGKKIATKLLKQLRSRKKFQNIPIMIGIFSKTASDSLVGGNYLATGLAPDNKKSITDWKTVDEQSQVLPTIGNDKPINSNDAESFSNFKAAVQGYFPNISGVIGRVHYRSGQLTSFEITVNTQFYGYAQINSFAKLVLSSAKKFLPNNVPLEILVQSVNDPQALISKEKANSAYNVHVFR, encoded by the coding sequence TTGAAACGATTTTTGCAAATTATAACTGCTCTTAGCGTGGTAATCTTTCTGGCAGGGTGTGGTAACTTGAAAAACTCTGACTTGTCGAATAACGCGACCACGTCGACGAAGAAAAAGAGTTACCAAACGACCGGATCGACAGCCGGTGAATATAGCGTACTTCTACGAAATGGTCAGTATAAAATAAGCCCAATCAGTGGTATTACCGCAACGAACAATAGTAATGATGTGGATCTAAAGAACCTGGAAAGCGGCTTGATGAGCTTATCATTGGCCGAATTCTCCGCTAATAAATTTGTTTTTCAAGAGGGCCAAGAGCTGACACGTGCACAGGTTAGTGCGTGGTTGAACCGCTATGACAAGAAATCTAATAAGAACGGCCTCAACCCTGTTGATAATAAGAAAACCGACGCGGACACCAGAAATCCAATTTACTTGGAGCAGGTAATTGAACAGGATTACTTAACTGGCAGTGGGAGTACATATGAGCTTGGTGGCATCAGTATTGGTCTTGCAATGAATTCTGTGGATTATTTCACGAAGGTCAAGGATGGGCCACAGTATAAGACAACGATTAATAGGGCGACACAGCTTGAGCAGGGGAAGAAGATTGCGACTAAACTACTCAAGCAGCTGCGCTCACGGAAGAAATTTCAGAATATTCCGATCATGATCGGGATATTTAGTAAAACGGCTAGTGATTCGCTGGTTGGCGGTAATTATTTGGCAACTGGCTTGGCACCTGATAACAAGAAGTCGATCACAGATTGGAAAACAGTTGATGAGCAGTCACAGGTTCTACCGACGATTGGCAACGACAAGCCGATTAACAGCAATGATGCGGAGTCTTTCTCAAACTTCAAGGCCGCCGTGCAAGGGTATTTCCCAAATATTAGTGGTGTAATTGGGCGGGTGCACTACCGTTCAGGTCAGTTGACTTCGTTTGAGATTACTGTTAACACCCAGTTCTATGGTTATGCCCAGATAAACAGTTTTGCTAAATTGGTCTTGTCTTCGGCCAAGAAGTTTTTGCCGAACAACGTACCGCTCGAGATCCTTGTTCAATCCGTCAACGATCCACAGGCACTTATTTCCAAAGAAAAGGCCAACTCGGCTTATAATGTACATGTTTTTAGATGA
- the gatC gene encoding Asp-tRNA(Asn)/Glu-tRNA(Gln) amidotransferase subunit GatC, with product MMISKEDIKHVASLAKLEFTEEELAKFTTQMDEIIEMANQLGEVDVAEVAPTTQVVAEHNVFREDVIVQGESRAVLLQNVPESQDGFIKVPTIIDKDEDED from the coding sequence ATGATGATTTCAAAGGAAGACATCAAACACGTGGCGTCACTTGCAAAGCTTGAATTTACGGAAGAGGAGCTCGCAAAGTTCACTACGCAAATGGATGAGATTATTGAAATGGCAAATCAGTTAGGCGAAGTCGATGTGGCAGAAGTTGCACCCACAACGCAAGTGGTGGCAGAACACAACGTATTCAGAGAAGACGTCATTGTTCAGGGTGAATCACGTGCAGTATTATTGCAAAACGTGCCTGAAAGCCAGGACGGGTTCATCAAGGTGCCAACGATTATTGATAAGGATGAGGACGAGGACTAA
- the gatA gene encoding Asp-tRNA(Asn)/Glu-tRNA(Gln) amidotransferase subunit GatA, which translates to MNFLNENIDSLNQKLKSGELDAKTLTADTLKAIEEKETALNAFVTVAEDAVPAEQLDLNNVLAGIPIAIKDNIITEGLRTTASSHILDNFVPVYESTVVQKLKEAQMTIIGKTNLDEFAMGGSTETSYFGTSKNPWDLTKIPGGSSGGSAAAVAGGEVVAALGSDTGGSIRQPASYTGIFGIKPTYGRVSRWGLIAFASSLDQIGVMTKRVKDAAQVLNVIAGPDDKDATTSQTKVPDYTQYLGQDIKGLRVAVPAEYMAEGINADVKAVVQSTIDMLAQNGAIIDTVNLPHTKYVLPTYYIIASSEASSNLQRFDGIRYGFRAPDVKSLEDVFVKTRSEGFGDEVKRRIMLGTFALSAGYYDAYFKKASQVRTMIKQDFDKIFAEHDVIVGPTAPTTAFGIGQQVSDPLTMYANDILTISANLAGIPAASVPAGLSEGMPVGLQVMANRFDEGSIFKVASFVEQQNKFYANKPTGMED; encoded by the coding sequence ATGAATTTTTTAAACGAAAATATTGATTCACTCAACCAGAAGTTAAAGAGTGGGGAGTTAGATGCGAAGACGCTCACCGCTGATACCTTAAAGGCAATCGAGGAGAAGGAGACGGCGCTGAACGCTTTTGTGACTGTGGCAGAAGATGCTGTGCCAGCCGAGCAGTTAGACTTGAACAACGTGCTTGCTGGTATTCCAATTGCAATCAAAGATAACATCATTACAGAAGGCTTGCGCACGACTGCATCGAGCCATATTCTGGATAACTTCGTGCCAGTATATGAATCAACGGTTGTTCAAAAGCTGAAGGAAGCCCAGATGACCATCATTGGTAAGACAAACCTGGACGAGTTCGCCATGGGCGGCTCTACCGAGACCAGTTATTTCGGTACTAGCAAGAATCCGTGGGATTTAACTAAGATTCCCGGTGGCTCTTCTGGTGGATCTGCAGCGGCTGTTGCCGGTGGTGAGGTTGTGGCGGCCCTTGGTTCTGATACGGGTGGTTCTATTCGCCAACCAGCGTCTTACACGGGTATTTTTGGTATCAAGCCAACCTATGGGCGAGTTTCACGCTGGGGTCTAATCGCCTTTGCTTCGAGTCTTGATCAAATCGGTGTGATGACGAAGCGGGTCAAGGATGCCGCTCAGGTATTGAACGTGATTGCCGGGCCTGATGATAAAGACGCTACGACATCCCAAACGAAAGTACCAGATTATACCCAATATTTGGGGCAAGATATTAAGGGATTGAGGGTTGCTGTACCGGCCGAGTATATGGCAGAAGGAATTAATGCTGACGTTAAGGCAGTTGTGCAATCAACCATCGATATGCTGGCACAAAATGGCGCAATTATCGATACCGTGAATTTGCCGCACACCAAATATGTGTTGCCGACGTACTACATCATCGCTTCCAGTGAAGCATCAAGTAATTTACAGCGTTTCGACGGTATTCGCTACGGCTTCCGCGCACCTGATGTGAAGAGCCTAGAAGATGTCTTCGTTAAGACCCGTTCAGAAGGCTTTGGTGATGAGGTAAAGAGAAGAATTATGCTAGGAACTTTTGCGCTCTCAGCGGGATACTACGATGCCTACTTTAAGAAGGCTTCACAGGTACGGACGATGATCAAACAAGATTTCGATAAAATTTTTGCAGAACACGACGTCATCGTTGGACCGACAGCACCAACGACGGCGTTTGGCATCGGCCAACAGGTCTCTGACCCCTTAACGATGTACGCAAACGATATTCTGACCATTTCTGCAAACTTAGCGGGGATTCCGGCAGCAAGTGTACCGGCAGGTCTATCTGAGGGGATGCCCGTTGGACTCCAGGTGATGGCCAACCGCTTCGATGAGGGAAGCATCTTCAAAGTGGCAAGCTTCGTCGAACAACAGAATAAATTTTACGCAAATAAACCAACAGGAATGGAGGATTAA
- the gatB gene encoding Asp-tRNA(Asn)/Glu-tRNA(Gln) amidotransferase subunit GatB, translating into MNFETTIGLEVHVELKTKTKMFSPSANLFGVEQNTNTNVIDFGFPGVLPTVNKNAYRLGVMVALALHAEVAPYTHFDRKNYFYPDNPKAYQITQFEFPLAKNGYLEIEVDGKKKKIGIEELHVEEDAGKNTHGSDGYSYVDLNRQGTPLIEIVSKPDIKSPEEAYAYLEKLKQTIQFTGASDVKMEEGSMRVDTNISIRPIGQKQYGVKSELKNLNSFNHVRLGLAYEEKRQEKILLSGGTVRPETRRYDEPTGQTYLMRVKEGKDDYRYFPEPDLPAFFIEDEWVQEIAAAIPEMPEKRRARYVSEFEIPEYDAGILTQTKEMADFFEATVNLGADAKLASNWLMGEVNGYLNEHKLDLEETKLTPENLAGMIKLIVDGTISSKIAKKVFQEIITNGSEPKAWVTEKGMVQESNPDVLLPMINEILDNNAQSIEDYKNGKDRALGFLVGQIMKQSRGKANPKMVNKFLLEELAKR; encoded by the coding sequence ATGAATTTTGAGACAACAATCGGACTAGAAGTCCATGTAGAACTTAAAACCAAGACCAAGATGTTCAGTCCTTCAGCAAACCTGTTCGGTGTCGAACAGAATACAAACACGAATGTCATTGATTTTGGTTTCCCTGGTGTGCTACCAACGGTGAACAAGAATGCATATCGCCTGGGTGTGATGGTTGCGTTAGCGCTCCACGCCGAGGTCGCACCTTACACGCACTTCGACCGTAAGAATTATTTCTATCCCGATAACCCAAAGGCCTACCAAATTACCCAATTTGAGTTTCCACTAGCTAAAAATGGCTATTTGGAGATCGAGGTTGATGGTAAGAAGAAGAAAATCGGGATTGAGGAGCTCCATGTCGAAGAGGATGCCGGGAAGAATACCCACGGCTCTGACGGCTACTCATATGTCGATTTGAACCGTCAAGGCACGCCTCTAATTGAGATTGTTTCAAAGCCAGATATCAAGAGTCCAGAAGAAGCTTATGCTTACCTGGAAAAGCTGAAGCAGACAATCCAATTCACGGGCGCATCCGATGTGAAGATGGAAGAGGGTTCGATGCGGGTTGATACCAATATTTCAATTCGCCCAATCGGCCAAAAGCAGTACGGCGTTAAGTCGGAATTGAAGAATTTGAACTCATTCAATCATGTTCGCCTGGGTCTAGCCTATGAGGAGAAACGCCAGGAGAAAATTCTGTTGAGTGGTGGGACAGTTCGGCCAGAGACCAGAAGATACGATGAACCAACGGGACAGACGTATCTAATGCGTGTCAAAGAAGGCAAGGATGATTACCGTTATTTCCCAGAACCGGATTTGCCAGCGTTTTTCATTGAGGATGAATGGGTGCAAGAAATTGCGGCAGCTATCCCAGAGATGCCTGAGAAGCGGCGCGCACGCTATGTCTCTGAATTCGAGATTCCAGAATATGATGCTGGTATCCTGACCCAGACCAAGGAGATGGCAGATTTCTTTGAAGCAACTGTGAACTTAGGTGCTGATGCGAAGCTAGCCTCCAACTGGTTGATGGGCGAGGTTAACGGTTATCTGAACGAGCACAAACTAGATCTGGAGGAGACTAAACTAACTCCCGAGAATCTGGCGGGAATGATTAAGCTAATCGTCGATGGGACAATTTCCTCCAAAATCGCGAAGAAGGTTTTCCAAGAAATTATTACCAATGGCTCGGAACCAAAGGCCTGGGTCACTGAAAAGGGCATGGTACAAGAATCGAATCCGGATGTTCTGTTACCAATGATTAACGAAATTCTGGATAACAACGCACAGTCAATCGAAGACTACAAGAACGGTAAGGATCGCGCATTAGGCTTCTTGGTTGGACAAATCATGAAGCAATCGCGTGGTAAGGCAAATCCGAAGATGGTCAATAAGTTCTTACTCGAGGAATTGGCGAAGAGATAA
- a CDS encoding diacylglycerol kinase, whose translation MVKKARLIYNPVSGNEQMPAQVAGILNTLEQAGYEASAFQTTVEENSAMNEAKRVGLAGFDLVVAAGGDGTINEVVNGIAPLPERPKMAVIPAGTTNDFARALHIPRDDMQEAAKVILEGKTMGMDIGLAGDKYFMNIAGSGSLTELTYGVPSEFKSVLGYAAYVIKGAEMLPKIHAVNMHLKWDGGEYEGKLSLFLLAMTNSIGGFEQVVPDASLADGEFTLIGVKTANPVDVLRLLAMAFNGNHINDPQIIYERTTHLSVKVLDENEEVPVNLDGELGGYLPLEFHNLKQHIEFFVK comes from the coding sequence ATGGTAAAAAAAGCACGGTTAATTTACAATCCAGTATCAGGGAACGAACAGATGCCGGCACAAGTTGCGGGTATTTTAAACACGCTTGAGCAGGCGGGCTATGAAGCTAGCGCATTTCAAACGACTGTCGAGGAAAACTCGGCAATGAACGAGGCAAAGCGGGTCGGTCTGGCCGGTTTTGATCTGGTAGTCGCGGCTGGTGGAGACGGCACGATTAATGAGGTCGTGAACGGTATCGCACCACTTCCTGAGCGGCCCAAGATGGCCGTTATACCAGCAGGGACTACCAATGATTTCGCCCGTGCCTTACATATTCCGCGCGATGACATGCAAGAAGCGGCCAAAGTCATCCTAGAGGGAAAGACGATGGGCATGGACATTGGCCTAGCAGGCGATAAGTACTTCATGAACATCGCAGGTTCTGGTAGCCTGACGGAGCTGACTTACGGCGTGCCTTCTGAGTTTAAGTCTGTACTCGGATATGCGGCCTATGTGATCAAGGGTGCCGAGATGTTACCGAAGATTCATGCGGTCAACATGCACTTGAAATGGGATGGCGGCGAGTACGAGGGTAAACTGTCCCTCTTTCTACTGGCGATGACCAATTCAATTGGAGGGTTTGAACAAGTCGTTCCCGATGCATCACTCGCCGATGGTGAGTTTACCCTGATTGGCGTCAAGACAGCAAACCCAGTTGATGTGTTGCGCTTGTTGGCAATGGCCTTTAACGGGAATCACATCAACGATCCCCAGATCATCTATGAAAGGACAACCCACCTGTCCGTTAAGGTACTAGATGAGAATGAGGAAGTACCAGTCAACCTTGATGGCGAACTGGGGGGCTATTTACCACTTGAGTTCCATAATTTAAAGCAACATATCGAGTTTTTTGTCAAATAG